One part of the Thermodesulfovibrio sp. 3462-1 genome encodes these proteins:
- a CDS encoding cytochrome c peroxidase has translation MIISRKLFYKNLKVLLKNSIIYFLCAIFVFFIYFHIEGFASDKKKKQLEPLPPPPVPKDNPMTSEKIELGKKLFFDRRLSGDATTSCANCHDPEKAFTDGSEISLSYPTTRNFRNAPTLMNVAYAKYLFWDGRAKTLEEQAEFPIMSPFEMNQNLDFLEEEIRIVPEYREAFKRIFGNDVNIKLIAKAIAAFERTLISRNAPIDRYLRGDENALTAEAKKGLKIFTGKGKCIECHYGAYLSDQEFHALEVPENPKYVNEPKFITTRRYVAKINRYPDYMNVKEDLGRYFKTKKKKDYKAFKTPTLREVAKTAPYMHNGIFKSLDEVIDFFNKGGGKGNKVLKPLNLTDDEKKALKTFLVEALSGDDLNIKPPEIP, from the coding sequence ATGATTATTTCAAGGAAATTATTTTACAAGAACTTAAAAGTGCTACTAAAAAATAGCATCATTTACTTTCTCTGCGCTATTTTTGTTTTTTTTATCTATTTCCATATTGAAGGCTTTGCCTCTGACAAAAAGAAAAAACAACTTGAACCCCTTCCTCCTCCACCTGTTCCAAAGGACAATCCAATGACTTCAGAGAAAATTGAACTTGGTAAAAAGCTTTTCTTTGACCGAAGACTTTCAGGAGATGCAACTACAAGCTGTGCCAATTGCCATGATCCTGAAAAAGCATTTACAGATGGTTCTGAAATATCTCTCAGTTATCCAACAACAAGAAACTTCAGAAATGCTCCTACTTTAATGAATGTAGCCTATGCAAAATATCTTTTCTGGGATGGAAGAGCAAAGACTCTTGAAGAACAGGCAGAGTTTCCAATTATGTCACCTTTTGAAATGAACCAGAATCTTGATTTTTTAGAGGAAGAAATAAGAATTGTTCCTGAATACAGAGAAGCCTTTAAGAGAATTTTTGGTAATGATGTAAATATAAAACTTATTGCAAAAGCAATTGCAGCCTTTGAAAGAACGCTAATATCGAGAAATGCACCAATTGACCGTTATTTAAGGGGAGATGAAAATGCATTAACTGCAGAAGCTAAAAAGGGACTTAAAATCTTTACAGGAAAAGGAAAATGTATAGAATGCCATTATGGAGCTTATCTCAGTGATCAGGAATTTCATGCTTTGGAGGTTCCAGAAAATCCAAAATATGTTAATGAGCCAAAGTTTATAACTACAAGGCGCTATGTGGCTAAAATTAATAGATATCCAGACTACATGAATGTAAAAGAGGACCTTGGAAGATACTTTAAAACGAAGAAAAAAAAGGATTACAAAGCTTTTAAAACTCCTACCTTAAGAGAAGTTGCAAAAACTGCACCTTATATGCATAATGGTATATTTAAGAGCCTTGACGAGGTAATTGATTTCTTTAATAAAGGCGGAGGAAAGGGGAATAAGGTGTTGAAACCTCTTAATTTAACTGATGATGAAAAGAAAGCACTGAAAACCTTTCTTGTGGAAGCTCTATCTGGTGATGATTTGAATATAAAACCACCAGAAATTCCATAA
- a CDS encoding LysM peptidoglycan-binding domain-containing protein has protein sequence MSKIFVFLIIILFPCLVFAQTYTVKKGDSIYKIAEKFNVSVNEIKKANNLKSNKLQIGMKLQIPEKNEKKSNSKSINENKPQYHTVKKGETLYRIAKKYNISVDELKRLNSLSSNKLKTGQNLLVKAQNDTTQNLSIRENEKVPTIHSAKLDIEEKKEELEEIKASENISQLSITERLLLFAKKMLHLPYRFGGNSFSGFDCSFFVKKVYSMVGIELPRSAREQFTMGVPVKKDELQPGDLVFFRTYAKFPSHVGIYLGDNLFIHASTRSKKVTIDSLEAPYYLSRFIGAKRILGIDKESLEKAIEEVKKQEN, from the coding sequence ATGAGTAAAATATTTGTCTTTTTAATAATAATTCTTTTTCCCTGCCTTGTATTTGCCCAGACTTACACAGTAAAAAAAGGTGACAGTATTTATAAAATTGCAGAGAAATTTAATGTTTCCGTTAATGAAATAAAAAAGGCAAATAATCTAAAAAGCAATAAACTGCAAATAGGAATGAAACTGCAAATTCCTGAAAAAAATGAAAAAAAATCTAATTCAAAATCAATAAATGAAAACAAACCACAGTATCACACTGTGAAAAAGGGTGAAACACTGTATAGAATTGCAAAAAAATACAATATATCAGTAGATGAACTTAAAAGACTCAATAGCTTAAGCAGCAACAAACTTAAGACAGGACAGAATCTTTTAGTAAAGGCTCAAAATGATACAACACAAAACCTATCAATAAGAGAGAATGAAAAAGTTCCAACCATTCATTCAGCTAAATTAGATATAGAAGAAAAGAAAGAAGAATTAGAAGAGATAAAAGCATCGGAAAATATCTCTCAGTTGAGCATAACAGAAAGATTGCTTCTTTTTGCCAAAAAGATGCTTCATCTACCATACAGATTTGGTGGAAATAGTTTTAGCGGATTTGACTGCTCCTTTTTTGTTAAAAAAGTTTATTCAATGGTTGGAATTGAACTGCCAAGAAGCGCAAGAGAGCAGTTTACTATGGGAGTTCCTGTAAAAAAAGATGAACTCCAACCAGGAGACCTTGTATTTTTCAGAACCTATGCAAAATTTCCCTCTCATGTTGGAATTTATCTGGGAGACAACTTGTTCATCCATGCATCAACGAGATCAAAAAAGGTAACAATTGACAGTTTAGAAGCTCCCTATTATCTGAGCAGATTTATTGGTGCAAAAAGAATTCTTGGAATTGATAAGGAATCCCTTGAAAAAGCTATCGAGGAAGTTAAAAAGCAGGAAAATTAA
- the ribD gene encoding bifunctional diaminohydroxyphosphoribosylaminopyrimidine deaminase/5-amino-6-(5-phosphoribosylamino)uracil reductase RibD, with translation MLDDKFFMKRALFLAKKGNWRTSPNPMVGAVIVKDGKIISEGYHKKAGLPHAEAEAIMSAKESLHGATLYVTLEPCCHRDKKTPPCTDAIISSGIKKVVIAMRDPNPKVSGKGIEILKSHGIEVIEGICEEEAKKLNEFYIKYITTKTPFVILKIAMTLDGKIATPTGESKWITSEKSRKLVHLMRSRVDALLSACGTVLKDNPMFTSRIKGGKNPLRVIIDPELVIPLNYHVYTPPPDTIAIVHESKLTDDKVKILQSRGIEILFFSSEKVDLKWLMKELGKREITSLMIEGGSSLNSYALWSGIVDKFMIFIAPKIIGGADSYPSIGGKIYKDLNEAFKIENLKIKRISSDILIEGYLKKA, from the coding sequence ATGTTGGATGATAAATTCTTTATGAAAAGAGCACTCTTTCTTGCAAAAAAGGGAAACTGGAGAACTTCTCCAAATCCAATGGTTGGTGCTGTGATTGTAAAAGATGGGAAGATTATATCAGAGGGATATCATAAAAAAGCAGGCTTACCCCATGCAGAAGCTGAAGCTATAATGAGTGCAAAAGAGTCTTTACATGGTGCAACCCTCTATGTAACACTTGAACCATGCTGTCACAGAGACAAAAAAACACCTCCTTGTACAGATGCGATTATAAGTTCAGGTATAAAAAAAGTTGTAATTGCCATGCGAGATCCGAATCCAAAGGTATCAGGAAAAGGTATAGAGATATTAAAGTCTCACGGAATTGAAGTAATTGAAGGAATTTGTGAGGAAGAAGCTAAAAAATTAAACGAGTTTTATATAAAATACATAACCACTAAAACACCTTTTGTAATTCTAAAAATAGCAATGACACTTGATGGTAAGATTGCAACTCCTACAGGTGAATCTAAGTGGATTACTTCAGAAAAATCAAGAAAACTTGTACATCTTATGCGTTCAAGAGTTGATGCTTTACTTTCTGCCTGTGGAACTGTGCTGAAAGACAATCCAATGTTTACATCAAGAATAAAAGGAGGCAAAAATCCATTAAGAGTTATTATAGACCCTGAATTGGTAATCCCTTTAAATTACCATGTCTACACTCCTCCACCAGATACAATAGCTATAGTGCATGAAAGTAAATTAACTGATGATAAAGTAAAAATCTTACAAAGCAGAGGCATAGAAATTCTCTTTTTTTCTTCTGAAAAAGTTGATTTAAAATGGCTTATGAAAGAGCTTGGCAAAAGAGAGATTACTTCTTTGATGATTGAAGGAGGCTCATCACTTAATAGCTATGCCTTATGGAGTGGAATTGTTGATAAATTCATGATTTTTATTGCACCAAAGATAATAGGAGGTGCAGATTCTTATCCAAGTATTGGTGGAAAAATTTATAAAGATCTTAACGAAGCCTTTAAAATTGAGAATTTAAAAATAAAAAGAATATCATCTGACATTCTTATAGAAGGATATTTAAAAAAGGCTTGA
- a CDS encoding L,D-transpeptidase family protein, with amino-acid sequence MKKLFYLTIVFFTVNSIMCFAETFSVSQDTTIIGKLQTHIIKNKESLIEIARHYDLGYNEIVDANPLMDPFVPGDGNKAIIPTFWILPDRPANFQGIIINLSEMRLYYFHKKSKEQLVTTFPIGIGDDGVETPVGKFKISHKIVNPPWYVPESIRKERPELPAVVPPGPENPLGTHAMRLSGLSYLIHGTNRPWAVGRKVTHGCIRLYPEDIPKLFEIVPVGTEVLIVRQPVKVGKIGQDVYIEVHRDDQLKDFDYLKDAMEQLAKKGLLKYVDTFRLYNAVKQKSGIPTSISIKNKEPQILPQDPWL; translated from the coding sequence ATGAAAAAGTTGTTTTATTTAACAATTGTATTTTTTACTGTCAATTCTATCATGTGTTTTGCAGAGACCTTTTCTGTCTCGCAGGATACAACAATTATTGGAAAACTGCAAACTCATATAATAAAAAATAAAGAATCTCTCATTGAAATCGCAAGACATTACGATTTAGGCTATAACGAAATAGTAGATGCTAATCCTCTGATGGATCCTTTTGTTCCAGGAGATGGAAATAAAGCAATAATTCCTACTTTTTGGATCCTGCCTGACAGACCAGCGAATTTTCAGGGAATAATTATAAATCTCTCTGAAATGAGACTTTATTATTTTCATAAAAAATCTAAAGAACAATTAGTGACAACATTTCCAATTGGCATAGGGGATGATGGAGTGGAAACTCCAGTAGGTAAATTCAAGATATCTCATAAAATTGTTAATCCTCCGTGGTATGTTCCTGAGTCAATCAGAAAAGAAAGGCCTGAGCTTCCAGCAGTGGTGCCTCCTGGACCTGAAAATCCTCTTGGAACACATGCAATGAGACTTTCAGGATTGAGTTATCTTATTCATGGAACAAACAGGCCATGGGCTGTTGGAAGAAAAGTTACCCATGGCTGCATAAGGCTGTATCCTGAAGATATTCCAAAACTTTTTGAAATAGTTCCTGTAGGAACTGAAGTTTTAATCGTAAGACAACCTGTAAAAGTTGGAAAAATTGGACAGGATGTCTATATTGAGGTGCACAGGGACGATCAGCTAAAAGATTTTGATTATCTTAAAGATGCAATGGAACAACTTGCTAAAAAAGGACTTTTAAAATATGTTGATACATTCAGACTTTACAATGCTGTTAAACAAAAAAGCGGAATTCCAACTTCCATAAGCATAAAAAATAAAGAGCCACAGATCCTGCCACAGGATCCATGGCTCTGA
- the amrA gene encoding AmmeMemoRadiSam system protein A, with translation MHPYVELAKKTVEEYVTTGKIPPIPKNIPAEMKRKAGVFVSIKKKGQLRGCIGTFLPATENIYTEIVRNAIAAATEDPRFSPVQPQELEDLEYSVDILSPPEPVKSLDELDPKKYGVIVVKGWQKGLLLPDIEGVNTVDDQLRIAKLKAGIDPYDPDVEIYKFKVERYR, from the coding sequence ATGCATCCCTATGTAGAACTGGCTAAGAAAACTGTAGAAGAGTATGTGACAACCGGGAAAATACCTCCAATTCCTAAAAATATTCCTGCTGAGATGAAAAGAAAAGCAGGAGTATTTGTTTCAATAAAGAAAAAAGGTCAACTTCGTGGATGCATCGGCACATTTTTGCCTGCCACTGAAAATATATACACAGAAATAGTGAGGAATGCTATAGCTGCAGCAACTGAAGACCCTCGTTTTTCTCCTGTTCAGCCTCAGGAGCTTGAAGATCTGGAATATTCGGTGGATATATTAAGTCCTCCAGAACCTGTAAAAAGTCTTGATGAACTTGATCCCAAAAAATACGGAGTTATTGTAGTAAAAGGATGGCAGAAGGGTCTACTTCTTCCAGATATAGAAGGTGTAAATACTGTTGATGATCAGCTAAGAATTGCCAAATTGAAGGCAGGTATTGATCCATATGACCCTGATGTGGAGATTTACAAATTTAAAGTGGAGCGTTACAGGTAA
- a CDS encoding thioredoxin domain-containing protein has translation MVKEFTGKVKLVIKFFPYRYRDYSRVAAEAAVEAWKQGKFAEMHELLIKRSPKLDRESLIAYAKELNLDIEKFIKAIDNQEGASIIERDLKLAKEMELYVTPAFYINGLKILGVRDYDYFKEIILQELKSATKK, from the coding sequence TTGGTTAAAGAGTTTACAGGAAAGGTAAAACTTGTGATTAAGTTTTTCCCATATCGCTACAGAGATTATTCAAGAGTTGCAGCAGAGGCCGCAGTTGAAGCATGGAAGCAGGGAAAATTTGCTGAAATGCATGAATTATTAATAAAAAGATCTCCAAAGCTTGACAGGGAATCTTTAATAGCATATGCAAAAGAACTCAATCTTGATATTGAAAAATTTATAAAGGCAATAGACAATCAAGAAGGTGCTTCAATTATTGAAAGAGATTTGAAACTTGCCAAGGAGATGGAACTTTATGTAACTCCTGCTTTTTATATCAATGGATTAAAAATTCTTGGAGTAAGAGACTATGATTATTTCAAGGAAATTATTTTACAAGAACTTAAAAGTGCTACTAAAAAATAG
- the scpB gene encoding SMC-Scp complex subunit ScpB yields the protein MNLFTQREQIKGVLESLLFVAEKPLSIKFLHTMLNIPETYLKEVINELAEEYRARNSGIMIIKMEDSYQMLTNPQYAEWIKIFKQHTNNKLSEQALETLAIIAYKQPITKAEIEKIRGVNSDYAIKTLIEKKLIKIVGKKEVPGRPFLYGTTKEFLKTFGISSLNELPAVFDFNNANAA from the coding sequence ATGAATTTGTTCACCCAGAGAGAACAGATAAAGGGAGTTTTAGAGTCCTTGCTGTTCGTCGCAGAAAAACCTCTCTCAATAAAATTTCTCCATACCATGTTAAACATTCCTGAAACTTATCTTAAAGAAGTAATCAATGAACTTGCTGAAGAATATAGAGCCAGAAATTCAGGAATTATGATTATCAAAATGGAAGATTCCTATCAGATGCTTACAAATCCCCAGTATGCCGAATGGATAAAAATATTTAAACAGCATACAAACAATAAACTCTCCGAACAGGCACTTGAAACACTCGCTATCATAGCTTATAAACAACCAATTACCAAAGCTGAAATAGAAAAAATAAGGGGTGTAAACTCTGATTATGCAATAAAAACTCTGATTGAAAAAAAACTTATAAAAATTGTAGGTAAAAAGGAAGTGCCTGGCAGACCTTTTCTTTATGGAACTACGAAGGAATTCTTGAAAACTTTCGGTATTTCAAGTTTAAATGAATTGCCAGCAGTTTTTGATTTTAATAATGCTAACGCTGCATAA
- the fdhE gene encoding formate dehydrogenase accessory protein FdhE, translating to MKIEEVINEKPYLRSPLEFYGKIKNLTEQCKKDKEMLNLDSDTALIDIVLKNFSLVFQIPYESVLFLKDEILKSGKNPVKEPHSLWTLQVQGEEISKEEAERMLFILSKPFFVFLRKEGEQASFMDTGKCPVCGTDSSLAMITENNEKIMICPLCGHRGSFFRIGCPYCFNKDSTRIEILLDDEEIRAELCLECNTYIKSFKEDHYMKYRDPFLIDLVSLPLDIVVQKRGYIRRSPNIIGLRTIA from the coding sequence ATGAAAATTGAAGAAGTAATAAACGAAAAACCATATTTACGAAGCCCCCTTGAATTTTATGGAAAAATTAAAAATTTAACAGAACAGTGCAAAAAAGACAAAGAAATGCTAAATCTTGACAGCGATACTGCATTGATTGATATTGTTCTTAAAAATTTCTCATTAGTTTTTCAGATCCCCTATGAATCAGTTTTGTTCTTAAAGGATGAGATTTTAAAAAGCGGTAAAAATCCTGTTAAGGAGCCTCATAGTTTGTGGACACTTCAGGTTCAAGGCGAGGAGATTTCAAAGGAAGAAGCTGAAAGAATGCTTTTTATATTAAGCAAGCCCTTTTTTGTCTTTTTAAGAAAAGAAGGCGAGCAGGCATCTTTTATGGATACAGGAAAATGCCCAGTCTGTGGAACAGATTCATCTCTTGCAATGATTACAGAGAATAATGAAAAAATAATGATCTGTCCACTTTGTGGGCATAGAGGAAGCTTTTTCAGGATTGGATGTCCCTATTGTTTTAATAAAGATTCAACCAGAATAGAAATCCTTCTTGATGATGAAGAAATAAGAGCTGAACTCTGTCTTGAATGTAATACTTACATAAAAAGCTTTAAAGAAGATCATTATATGAAATACAGAGATCCATTTTTAATTGACCTGGTTAGTTTGCCTCTTGATATTGTGGTTCAGAAGCGTGGCTACATAAGAAGATCTCCAAATATTATAGGTTTAAGAACAATTGCATAA
- the hflX gene encoding GTPase HflX, whose protein sequence is MPDREDITDLRLLRFDALAVLTLEKGLPELIHIVHLLPYGKENQIEVISSNFYSLRLNFKEFINNLEAEMNRARAIDVNDPREKAILISVSTAPKYILEEHMEELEELAKSADVLVIDKIIQRVKQINPKYLLGEGKLRELIINAMDMGATLLVFDQNLTPSQIRAITDMTELKVIDRSQLILDIFAKRAQTRDGKVQVELAQLRYMLPRLTGKGTAMSRLAGGIGGRGPGETKLEIDRRRIKERIHHLENELEKLTLARLERKKRRKELSIPIVSIIGYTNAGKSTLLNALTKSNVFVEDKMFATLDTSSRRLKFPEEKELIITDTVGFIRDLPEDLVAAFKATLEELEDASLLIHLIDISNPQFENHIDSVNKILKELELDTKPVILVFNKIDKIPFFEVKQICSRYNAIGISAKDRNTLIPLIDEIKNRLWQEVTCNAPL, encoded by the coding sequence ATGCCTGACAGAGAAGATATTACAGATCTGAGACTTTTAAGATTTGATGCTCTGGCTGTTTTAACCCTTGAAAAAGGACTCCCGGAGCTCATTCATATTGTTCATCTCTTACCTTATGGGAAAGAAAATCAAATTGAAGTTATTTCATCAAATTTTTACTCTCTAAGGCTTAATTTTAAAGAATTTATCAATAATCTTGAGGCAGAAATGAATAGAGCAAGAGCTATTGATGTAAACGATCCACGAGAAAAGGCTATTCTTATCAGTGTGTCCACAGCGCCAAAATACATTCTTGAAGAACACATGGAGGAATTAGAAGAACTCGCAAAGTCAGCTGATGTGCTCGTAATAGATAAAATCATTCAGAGGGTAAAACAGATAAATCCAAAATATCTTCTTGGAGAAGGTAAACTCAGAGAATTGATTATCAATGCAATGGATATGGGAGCAACTCTTCTTGTGTTTGATCAGAATTTAACGCCCTCTCAGATAAGAGCAATAACTGATATGACAGAGTTAAAAGTAATAGACCGTAGCCAGCTTATACTTGATATTTTTGCAAAGAGAGCTCAAACAAGAGATGGAAAAGTTCAGGTGGAGCTTGCTCAGTTAAGATATATGCTTCCAAGACTCACAGGTAAAGGAACTGCCATGTCAAGGCTTGCTGGTGGAATTGGAGGAAGAGGTCCTGGAGAGACAAAACTGGAGATTGATAGGCGGAGAATAAAGGAACGGATTCATCATCTTGAAAATGAACTTGAAAAACTCACACTGGCAAGACTGGAAAGAAAAAAACGCAGAAAGGAACTTTCTATTCCCATTGTTTCAATTATAGGTTATACAAATGCTGGCAAGTCTACACTTCTTAATGCGCTTACAAAAAGTAATGTTTTTGTAGAAGATAAAATGTTCGCAACCCTTGATACATCTTCAAGAAGATTGAAATTTCCCGAAGAAAAGGAGCTTATAATTACTGATACAGTTGGTTTTATAAGAGACCTGCCAGAGGACCTTGTTGCAGCATTTAAGGCTACACTGGAAGAACTGGAAGACGCTTCTTTACTTATTCATCTTATTGATATTTCAAATCCACAGTTTGAAAATCACATTGATTCTGTAAATAAAATCCTTAAAGAGTTGGAACTTGATACAAAACCTGTAATTCTTGTCTTTAACAAAATTGACAAAATTCCGTTTTTTGAGGTTAAGCAGATCTGTAGCAGATACAATGCAATAGGAATCTCGGCAAAAGACAGAAACACACTTATTCCATTAATAGATGAAATAAAAAACAGGCTTTGGCAAGAAGTTACCTGTAACGCTCCACTTTAA
- a CDS encoding molybdopterin biosynthesis protein, which yields MGKKVFHELISLDEARQRLLNFFKERVSIPIDAEVISVKSALGRVTAEPVFAKFSSPYFHSAAMDGYAVRARDTFTATEREPVRLKIGVDAHWIETGDPLPEDFDAVIPVEDVNIKNGYIEIYASVPPYNDVRPIGEDIVATELIIPESHVVRAADIGAMLASGITEIKVRRKPVIGIIPTGSELIDAETIKERMPNPPELIEYNSAVLSSLVTEVGAEAKIYSVVPDEEDKIKNAILHALNECDIVLLNAGSGYGKEDFTYKVINELGEVIINGVAIKPGKPFIAGFIREKAVLGIPGYPVSAFLCFDIFVKPLIELYLGVSTKKEEVLKAILSRQISSSIGVDEFVRVKVGRVGDKYIVTPMGRGAGLLMSVVRADGYIVVPRGSEGFSQGSEIPVYLWRSKEEIDNTVVCIGSHDNTLDVLYNFLRKRFPQVTLSSAHVGSMGGLIAIKKGEAHIAGTHLLDEATGEYNVPFIKRLLPEKKVVLINLVYRIQGFIVKKGNPKNIKGFEDLTRDDVVFINRQAGSGTRLLLDKHLKELGISPDAIKGYDRDEYTHMAVASAVLTGRADVGLGILSAAEALGLDFIPITEERYDVLIPQDFLELPIIQAVLKVIKEDEEFKKAVNFLGGYDTRDMGKIMYSN from the coding sequence ATGGGTAAGAAGGTTTTTCATGAACTTATATCTTTGGATGAGGCAAGACAGAGGCTTTTAAATTTTTTTAAAGAAAGGGTTTCAATTCCCATTGATGCAGAAGTAATTTCGGTTAAATCCGCCTTAGGAAGAGTCACAGCAGAGCCTGTTTTTGCGAAATTTTCCTCACCCTATTTTCATTCTGCTGCAATGGATGGATATGCTGTTAGAGCTCGTGATACTTTCACTGCAACTGAGAGAGAGCCAGTAAGGCTCAAAATTGGTGTTGATGCTCACTGGATTGAAACAGGAGACCCACTTCCAGAGGATTTTGATGCAGTAATACCAGTGGAAGATGTCAATATAAAGAATGGATATATAGAGATTTATGCATCTGTGCCTCCTTACAATGATGTAAGACCTATTGGAGAAGATATTGTGGCAACAGAGTTAATTATTCCTGAAAGTCATGTTGTGCGTGCTGCTGACATTGGAGCAATGCTTGCAAGCGGAATAACAGAGATAAAAGTTCGCAGAAAGCCTGTTATTGGGATAATTCCAACAGGTTCAGAACTAATTGACGCTGAAACAATTAAAGAGAGAATGCCAAATCCTCCTGAGCTTATAGAGTATAATTCAGCCGTTCTTAGCAGTCTCGTAACTGAGGTGGGAGCTGAAGCTAAAATTTATTCAGTAGTTCCAGATGAGGAAGATAAAATAAAAAATGCAATTTTGCATGCTTTAAACGAGTGTGACATTGTTTTGTTGAATGCTGGTTCTGGATATGGAAAGGAAGATTTTACTTATAAAGTAATCAATGAACTTGGTGAAGTTATCATAAATGGTGTTGCCATAAAACCTGGTAAACCCTTTATTGCAGGATTTATTAGAGAGAAAGCAGTTTTAGGAATACCGGGTTATCCTGTATCAGCCTTCTTATGCTTTGACATTTTTGTTAAACCTCTTATAGAGCTTTATCTTGGTGTATCAACAAAAAAAGAAGAAGTACTTAAGGCAATACTTTCAAGACAGATATCATCAAGCATAGGGGTTGATGAATTTGTAAGAGTGAAGGTGGGTAGGGTAGGAGATAAATACATTGTAACTCCAATGGGAAGAGGTGCAGGACTTTTAATGAGTGTTGTTAGAGCTGATGGATATATTGTTGTTCCCAGAGGTTCAGAAGGATTTTCTCAGGGGTCTGAGATACCCGTTTATTTATGGCGTAGCAAAGAGGAGATTGACAATACTGTAGTCTGCATTGGCAGTCATGATAATACTCTTGATGTTTTGTATAATTTTTTAAGAAAAAGATTTCCCCAAGTAACTCTTTCATCTGCACATGTTGGTTCAATGGGAGGTCTTATTGCAATTAAAAAAGGTGAAGCACATATTGCTGGGACTCATCTTCTTGATGAAGCAACCGGGGAGTATAATGTGCCTTTTATAAAAAGACTTTTGCCAGAGAAAAAAGTTGTTCTTATTAATCTTGTTTATAGAATTCAGGGTTTTATCGTTAAAAAAGGTAATCCAAAAAACATTAAAGGATTTGAAGATCTTACTCGTGACGATGTAGTTTTTATAAACAGACAGGCAGGTTCAGGCACAAGACTTCTTCTTGATAAACATTTAAAGGAACTTGGGATATCTCCTGATGCTATAAAAGGTTATGACAGAGATGAATACACCCACATGGCAGTTGCTTCAGCAGTGCTTACTGGAAGAGCTGATGTGGGACTGGGCATTCTTTCCGCTGCCGAAGCTCTTGGACTTGATTTTATTCCTATTACTGAAGAAAGATACGATGTTTTGATTCCTCAGGATTTTCTTGAATTGCCAATAATTCAGGCAGTTTTAAAAGTCATAAAAGAAGACGAAGAGTTTAAAAAAGCAGTGAACTTCCTTGGTGGATATGATACTCGTGATATGGGTAAGATAATGTATTCTAATTAA
- a CDS encoding Lpp/OprI family alanine-zipper lipoprotein, whose amino-acid sequence MKKLLTVMVAAMFIFAFGCATKDYVKQEIDPLVDRIGKLESKVNNLESKINTLDKKIDDCCTKADDAAKRAEAAAQRAEDAAKRAEAASQKAGKAFELQQKK is encoded by the coding sequence ATGAAAAAACTTTTAACCGTTATGGTAGCAGCAATGTTCATTTTTGCTTTTGGTTGCGCAACAAAGGATTATGTGAAGCAGGAGATTGATCCACTTGTTGACAGAATAGGTAAGCTTGAATCAAAGGTAAACAATCTTGAATCAAAGATTAATACTCTTGACAAAAAGATTGATGACTGCTGCACTAAGGCTGACGATGCAGCAAAGAGAGCAGAGGCTGCAGCACAGAGAGCAGAAGATGCAGCAAAGAGAGCAGAGGCTGCTTCACAGAAAGCAGGAAAGGCATTTGAGCTTCAGCAGAAGAAATAA